The following proteins are co-located in the Paenibacillus sp. JNUCC32 genome:
- a CDS encoding PqqD family protein yields the protein MSQTQTRLLIRNEHVESEMIGNEWILLNMKEHVATKLNELGGYIWSIIPEYGHMEGIIEKIAEEYDIDRHTAEQDVKPFIEELLGSGLLTYAG from the coding sequence ATGAGCCAAACACAAACGAGGCTGCTGATAAGAAACGAGCACGTTGAAAGCGAAATGATCGGAAACGAATGGATACTGCTGAACATGAAGGAGCATGTGGCAACCAAGCTGAATGAACTCGGGGGGTATATCTGGAGCATCATCCCGGAATATGGGCACATGGAAGGAATCATTGAAAAAATTGCGGAGGAGTATGACATTGACCGTCATACTGCTGAGCAGGACGTAAAACCATTTATTGAAGAACTGTTGGGCAGCGGCCTTCTGACGTATGCTGGATGA